The following DNA comes from Thermomicrobiales bacterium.
GCCGCGGTCTACCAGGCCATGATCGAAGCGATCGTTCCGGCCGACAACGGCGTGCCCGCGTTCGATCTGATCTTCCTCGGCATGGGAGACGATGGCCACACCGCCTCGCTCTTTCCCTTCACCGAGGGTTTGAAGATCGCCGATCGGCATGTCGCCCCAAACTATGTGGAAAAACTCGCCACCACCCGCATCACCTTCACTACCACGCTCATCAATGGCGCGCGGCAGGTCGTCTTTCTCGTCACCGGCAGCGGGAAAGCCGAACGGCTGAAAGAGGTGCTGGAGGGTCCGCTCGAAACCGACCGCCTCCCCTCGCAGCTCATTCGCCCCACCCATGGAACGCTGCGCTGGCTGGTGGATCAGGGCGCCGCATCGCAACTCGCAGGAGGTCCCTTCCGTGAATGACGAACATCGCCTGGCGACGCTCGCCAACGCTTCGGCCGCGCTGGTCGAGGACGGCATGGTGGTCGGGCTTGGCTCCGGGTCCACCGCGGAAGCCTTCGTGCGCGCCCTCGGCGAGCGCGTCGCGCAAGGTTTGACCATTCAGGGCATTCCGACCTCTCGCCGCACCGAACATGTCGCCCGTGAGGCCGGCATCCCGCTCACCACGCTTTCCGATAGCCAGGTGGTCGATTTCGGGGTCGATGGCGCGGACGAGATCGATCCCAACCTTGCGCTCACCAAGGGCCGCGGCGGCGCGTTGCTGTACGAGAAGCTGGTGGCCGAAGCCTGCAACCGCTGGGTGATCGTCGCGTCATCCGAAAAACTGGTCGACCAGCTCGGAACCCGCATCGCGCTGCCGGTCGAGATCATGCCGTTCGGGTGGGAGACCATTCAGGCCCGGGTGGAAGCGCTCGGGTTTTCCGCGCCGTTGCGTGTCGCTGGCGACGGGGTGCCCATCGTCACCGACGGCAAGCACTTCATTCTCGATTGCGCCACCGGCCCGATCGCCGATCCCAAAGCGCTGGGTGACGCGCTCAAGTGCATCACCGGCGTGGTCGATCACGGTCTCTTCATTGGCCTGGCCTCTGCCGCCCTCGTCTGCGATCCCGACGGTACCATCCGCGAGCTCACCGCCTCATGAATCGACTCCGCAAGAACGACCCGAATTACGACGCCACTCCCGAACCCTCGTCCGATCCAACCTTCGATCTCCGCCGCGGTCTCGTCTGGCTGGTCATCGTCATTGCCTTCATGATCGGCCTGAGTCTCATCTGCGCGTTTCTCCGGTAAACGCGGCCTCCAAACTGCGGACGCGTACGCTATGATCCCGCGCGGGCGGTCACCAGCGAAGAACACCGGAGGCTTTCGTTAATGGACGAGCATTCGTTCGATGCGTTCACCAGGCACTTTTCGCGTATCCACGCCACACGCCGCAAAACTGTTGGAGCGCTGGTCACCGGGCTTGCCGCAGCGGCGCTTGGCCAGACCGTTGCCGCCCAGGACGCCACTCCTATTGCCGAAGACGACGAGCCAGAGTTTCTCTTCGTCCAGCTCGCCAACCAGGGCACCTGGGTTCCCAGCCCGGATGAACCGGATGTCTTTATCCTCACCCTTACCGGCGCCTCCAATCAAACGGTCTTCTTCTCCGACCGTCCCCAGCGGATCGTCGGCTCGGTACCCACCACCCAAGTCTTCGCGGCGCTCGGCTTTACGCCCGAAAACGCGCCGAACGCCGCCATCGTGGCGCAGGACGAAACCGGCCAACGCGACGTGCTGATGGTCGAGCTCTTCGATCCAATCTTTCAGCAGGAATCCGGAGAGAATCCCGCCTCCACCCTGGTCTTCAAGTCCCGCGTGCTCAACGACTATGCCGGAACGAGCCTGGACGAGTGGCAATCCGCCCAGGAGGACGACGAGCTCGCGGCCGAGCTTACCAATGTCAACCTCTATATCGAAGACTGCGTCGATCTGATCTGGTGCAACAGGGACTATCACAGCTGGGGCCCGGTGCCCGGCGGACCGATCAGCCTTTGCTGGAACCAGCATGCACTCGATTGTGTTCCGTGCAACGGAGGCACGATCCAGTCATACAACGACGCGTGCAACCGCGAGTATCCCGACTGTATCGGTTCCTGCAGGGCGGATGTGGCCTATTACCGATAGTCCCGACAGCTTCCGTCTTACCTGAACTGACGGGACTTGCTCGGTTTGCGCAATTGCGTCTTCCAAGCGCGCAGGCATCACCAATGCCAACATCTCGACAGACCAAAATGGGGTTGCGCCCGTTCGCGCAACCCCATTTCTCATATGTAGTGTCTTCTGGATGATCGGCCTTGCGAGAGACGCATTCCCCAGTCTCGGGTCACGCCCTTCGAGCAGGCTCGACGTTGGCGTCGTGTGTGGTTCTTACGTCAGCCGACCGGTCGCAACTGCCCCGGACACTCGTTCGGGGCTGTCCTGTCAACCTGCCACACTCCCCATAGGACGCGATTACATCGCATGGGTTACCTCCTCGAACAGTGCTGCTTTCGTCTGATCTTTTGACATGTGATCCAATCGAGTTGGACCAGATACCCATCGACCTCTGGGTGGGGCACTGCTCGTACCTATGGATAGCATCCGCTATGCAATGCGTCAAGATTGTGAACGATTCCACAATTTATTCGCCCATGCGAACGATCCCGTCACGCGCCCTGCAATTTCATCCGGCCGATCAAGAGACGGAATCGCTGGAGGAAGAACTGCGATTGCACCTTGGGCGGACCCGACACCCGCACCGTCTTGCCCGCAACGGCTTCTTCTGCCAAACGGGGATCGCGCGCCGCGTGAAGGAGCGCTTCCTGCCGAATTCGCTCGTCCAACTGCATTCTGCTCAAGAGAACCATGATCGTGCTCCGTTTCATGTCATGCGCTTGGCCAGCAAACACAACTGACCACGAGCCCATCCTGCGCCGACCCAGACCCCGCTCCATCGGCAATGCTGCCTAATCCCCGGCACGTGGCACATTGCCCGATTACCCGCTGCCCGAATACCCCCTCGCACGCGCGCCGTCCGATAGCGCACAATTGGCAACGCCCGCTTATCGAGCCGAATACCGTCTGCACGTTGCCAGCCGCATGCCGCGTGCCCTTCAGGAGAACGTCCATGCGATTCGTGCGAAGCGCATTGTTGCTCGCGATCGTGTTTGCCCTTGCGGCGACCCAGTTCATGCCCGGCGCGCGGGCACAAGACGACGCCACGCCCACCAACGCGACTCCGGTTGCCAGCGATCCTCTTGCTGGGCGTCTGGGTGGAACCCTCCAGAGCGTTCTCGATGCGTTTGGCCCCGCCGATTTCACCGATGACGGGCTCATCCGCTACGACGCGCTCGATCTGAACGGCCTCAGCACGATCCTGGTCGTCTATCACGATGACGACGATGTGGTGACGCGCATGGCGCTCGTCTACCCATTCCAACCGGACACGCTCACCACTGCCGGGGACGTGGTCGCCATGGCCGCGAACGTCGGTCCCGCAGACGGCATTTGCCAACCGGAAGCGGTGGAAACCACGCTCGGACCCGAGGTCTATCCCTGCCACAGCGTGGCATTGATGACGGTCTTCGACGCCGAGGCCATGACCGCGCTCGATGCAACCGGCGGGCTTGGCGACTACTCGATCGCGGTCGATCCGCTCTTCGATGACTACTTCGAAATCCTGCTCGTTCCCGGTTCCGACGGCACCCAGCTCGATCCCGGTCTGATCACCGCCGACGAATCCGCCGCTCCTGTCGCCACCCCGACGCTCGCCGAGCAGTACCCGTTGCTGGAAGACCCAACCGTGCTCATGAACGGCGATGTCTCGTTGGGCGACCCGCTGTCGTTCACCGGCGAGATCAAGACCTTGCAAATCGCCGAGTTCGGCACCCAGTTCCGCCTGGGTGAAGACGAGTCGCTTGGCGTCTCATCTCTCTTCCAGGTCGCCGTCCCAATCGCCGATTCGACCGATGTCGAAGTCCTCTTCGTCGGCTTCAACGGCGACGCCACCGAACTCGCCATTGGCGACACCGTCACCGTCTACGGAACCAACTACGGCACCCAATGTTTCGACAACGCCCTCGACGAAGAAGTCTGCCAACCGTTGATCGCCGCGGACCTGGTCGAGGAGTAGGGGAGCGAGTACCAAGGGATCTCTCGTTCCCTGCGCATCCGTACCGTCATCGGAGACCGGGTTTCGCGCACCAAGAGATCCTTCGACAAGCTCGGGATGACGATTCCCCGTCATCCCGACCGGAGCCCGCAGGCGGAGTGGAGAGCCTGCCCTGAGCGCAGTCGAATGGGGATCTCTCGTTCCCT
Coding sequences within:
- the rpiA gene encoding ribose-5-phosphate isomerase RpiA, whose protein sequence is MNDEHRLATLANASAALVEDGMVVGLGSGSTAEAFVRALGERVAQGLTIQGIPTSRRTEHVAREAGIPLTTLSDSQVVDFGVDGADEIDPNLALTKGRGGALLYEKLVAEACNRWVIVASSEKLVDQLGTRIALPVEIMPFGWETIQARVEALGFSAPLRVAGDGVPIVTDGKHFILDCATGPIADPKALGDALKCITGVVDHGLFIGLASAALVCDPDGTIRELTAS
- the pgl gene encoding 6-phosphogluconolactonase, with the translated sequence MSYDNLPILDYGERGVVTVAANAEGVANLAVQTFATALITSYARNGRSAIALSGGSTPKRMGELLAHSDFPSPEAWEHADIFWGDERWVPLDSDESNAGVAMRTFLTKVPIPADNIHPIYDPDLDEAQGAAVYQAMIEAIVPADNGVPAFDLIFLGMGDDGHTASLFPFTEGLKIADRHVAPNYVEKLATTRITFTTTLINGARQVVFLVTGSGKAERLKEVLEGPLETDRLPSQLIRPTHGTLRWLVDQGAASQLAGGPFRE